AGGTGATGAAGTCATTAGTACGCGCGACATGGATGCTGAAATTCGTCCGGGAAATTGTCTTCCTATCAGCCGTATTCCTTTAGGAACAGCTATTCATAATGTTGAATTATCACCCGGCAAAGGCGGACAAATCGTCCGTTCGGCGGGAACTTCGGCTCAGATCATCGGTAAAGAAGGGGATTTTGCTCATATTCGCCTTCCATCTAGCGAAGTTCGCATGATCCGAGTCAATTGCCGGGCAACAGTCGGGCAATTAAGTAATGTTGAGCACGAATCTTTATCCGTCGGAAAAGCGGGCCGCTCACGCTGGTTAGGCCATCGCGGCCACGTACGCGGCGTTGTCCAGAATCCGCATGATCATCCGCACGGTGGTGGTGAAGGTAAGTCTCCGCAGGGTAATCCGCATCCTGTTACTCCTTGGGGCAAACCAACCAAAGGATATAAAACAAGGAAGAAGCGAAAGTATTCTAACTTTTTAATCGTAAAGAGAAGATCAAAATAATATGTCACGTTCGATCCGAAAAGGTCCGTATATTGCGGAACATCTTTTAAAGAAACTTGAAAAAATGCAGCGCACGGGGCAAAAACAGCCGATCAAGACATGGTCGAGAGAATCCACAGTTTTGCCGGATTTTGTCGGCTATACGGTTGCCATTCACGACGGCCGTAAGCACGTTCCGGTTTTTATCACGGAAAATATGGTGGGGCATAAATTTGGTGAATTTGCTCCGACGAGAACATTTAGAAAACACGGCGGCGTTAAAGCTAAAAAGGCTGCGGATAAAACATGATCGCTCAAGCTAAAGCAAAATTTATTCGACTCTCTCCGCTTAAAGTTAAGCAAGTTATTGACCTTGTCCGCGGAAAAGATGTTGTGCCTTCCTTAGTTCTTTTGGAGCATACGCCTAAACGACCGGCGGAGACGATCAAGAAGCTTCTTAATTCGGCGCTGAGCAATGCCAAACAAAAAGGCTTAAGCGAAGATCAGCTGTTCATTTCTAAAATCGTTGCCGATAAAGGCCCAATGTGGAAACGTTCGAAGGCGGCGGCGTTCGGACGGGGATCACCCATTTTGAAACGAACAACGCATTTAGTCATTGAATTAGACGTGAAGGTAAAATCGTAATCAAGTAAGGAGTTATTTGTGGGACAAAAAGTAAGTCCATTAGTATTAAGGATCGGATATATCAAGAATTGGAGAAGTCTTTGGTTTGCGGATAAAAAAGAATTCTGCAAAAATGTCTTAGAAGACGATAAGATCCGACGATTTATCAAGAAGCGTTTTGAGCAGGCAGCGATTTCTACGGTCATTATCGAGCGATTAGCCAGCCAGGTCAAGATTCGGATCTGTTCGGCACGCCCCGGGATCATCATCGGCCGCCGCGGCGCTGATATTGATAAATTAAAATTAGAATTAGCCAAAGTGACTCCCCGAGAAGTTACGATCGAAATCGAAGAAATCAAAAATCCGGCTATTGATGCGCAGTTGGTCGCTCAAAATGTTGCTTTTCAATTGGAAAAACGCGTTGCGTTTCGTCGCGCTATGAAGCGGTCAATTGAGCAAGCGATGACGTCCGGAGCGTTAGGAATTAAGATCAGCTGCTCAGGGCGTTTAGGCGGAGCCGAAATGTCTCGCCGAGAAACATACAAAGTCGGAAAACTTCCGCTACAAACATTTCGCGCCGATATCGATTATGGATTTGCGGAAGCCATGACGACTTATGGTATTTTAGGGATCAAAGCCTGGGTTTATAAAGGCGACGTTATGCAGGAAAGCAAGAAAGTTCCGGTTGCGGCAAAAGCGGTTGTTACCGAAGAAGCCGTTAAGGAAAAGGGAGAGTAAATAACATGGCGATCATGCCAAGAAAAGTTAAGTATCGCAAGTCCCAGCGCGGAAAGATCCGTGGGCTAGCTATTCGCGGTAGCGAGCTCACCTTCGGAGAATTCGGCCTTAAAACACTTGAGAACGGAATTATTCGTAATAATATTATCGAAGCTGTGCGTGTTGTTGTTGCCAGAAAATCTCACGGCGCAGGAAAGCTTTGGATCAAGATATTCCCGCATAAATCTGTTACCAAAAAACCTGCGGAAACCCGCATGGGTAAGGGAAAAGGGGATTTAAGCCATTGGGTCGCGGTCGTTAAACGTGGAATGATCCTTTTTGAGATGAGCGGTGTTCCGGAAGATTTCGCCCGGCAGATTTTTCGCTTAGTGGCTTTTAAATTACCGGTCAGAACAAAATTTATTACGCGCGGCGCGGCGCATTAAAAAAGAGCTTAAATAATGAAAACAAAAGAACTAAGAGATTTGAATGTTGACGATCTGATCCAAAAGGAAAAGACGTTAAAGAAAGATCTATTTGACCTAAATTTTCAGCGTCAAGTGGGAAGCTTAGAAAAGTCAGGGCGTTACAAGGTTATTCGCCGTGACATTGCTCGGATCAAAACAATTATCAAAGAAAAAGAATTGAAAAAACAAAGCGAGACGAAATGACAGAACGCAGCAATGAAAGAAAATTTCTTGTCGGTACGGTTCTTAGCGACAAAATGAATAAAACCCGCGTGGTTCAAATTCGTTGGACATCCAAGCATGCGATGTATGGTAAACCCATGAAGAGAACTGTTAAATTCAAGGCGCATGACGAGAAGAATGCTTCAAAAACAGGCGACACGGTTACCATTATGGAAACACGTCCGCTTTCCAAAGAAAAGCGCTGGGTCGTAACAGAAATCGTTAACAACAAAACTAATTAAGCCATGATTTTTCTAAAAAGCATTGTTGATGTTGCGGATAATACGGGCGCTCGAAAAGGGTCCATGATCGGGACGTTAAATAAGAAGGGAAAATTTACGGCCAAGATCGGCGATGTGATCCGCATTAACATTAAAGAAGCCGCTCCGGAAGCTGCCGTTAAAAAAGGCGAAGTGGTCAAGGCCGTTGTGGTGCGCACAAAATTTTCGGTGCGCCGCAGCGACGGAACCTATGTCCGATTTGATAATAATGCGGTTGTTATTATTGATGACGGCGGAAATCCAAAAGGAACGCGTGTTTTTGGGCCTGTGGCCAGAGAGCTTCGCAATCTTGAATATATGAAAATTATTTCATTGGCGCCGGAGGTTGTCTAAGATGTTACGTATTCGCAGAGATGATATGGTAGCGGTTATTTCCGGAAAAGACAAAGGCAAACGCGGCAAGATCATCCAGATCTTACCGGCACAATCGCGGGCCATTGTTGAAGGGGCTAATCTTGTCAAGAAAGCTCGCAGAAAAACTCGCCAAGATCAACAGGGTGGCATTGTCGCTATTGAAGCGCCAATTCATATGTCTAATATCATGTTGGTCTGCAAGCAGTGCGATAAACCGGTGCGCTTTAAGACAGCGACGTTAAAAGATGGTTCTAAAATTCGTGAATGCAAAAAATGCGGAGCGGCGATTTAATATGAAACCTCGTTTACATGAACATTACTTAAAGCAGATCGTTCCGGCTATGCAGGAAAAGTTTGGCATAAAAAATGCCATGGCGGTTCCTCGCCTTGACAAGATCGTTGTCAACATGGGTGTGGGCGAAGCCATTGATGATATCAAGATCATGGACAAGGCCGTGGAAGAATTAGCGACCATTACCGGCCAAAAACCGATCGTGCGCATTGCCAAAAAAGCCATTTCTAATTTTAAGCTTAAAGAAAATGCTGCGGTTGGATGTAAAGTTACTTTACGCAAAGATAAAATGTATGAATATTTGGATCGGCTCGTTAACGTTGCCCTTCCTCGTATTCGTGATTTTAACGGAGTTTCAAAGACCGGATTTGACCGAGAAGGAAATTATACATTAGGTTTAAAAGAGCAAACCATTTTCCCTGAGATTGAAGCGGATAAAATTCATCACGCGCAGGGGATGGATATTACATTTGTGTTCAACCGTGGCCCCAAAGAACATACGTTTGAAGTGTTACGTCTTTTGGGAATGCCGTTTAGCAATTAAAGGAAAGTTATTTAACTTATGGCTAGAAAAGGATTAATTAATAAGTCTCGTCAAAAACCGAAGTTTCCCGTCCGTCAGCACAATCGTTGTCTAATGTGCGGCCGTTCGCGAGGTTTTTTGAGACGGTTCAGCGTCTGCCGTATTTGTTTTCGTGAACTCGTTTGGAGAGGCGAAATCCCCGGCGTAAGAAAAGCCAGCTGGTAATCACAATAAAAGGATAAAGAGTTTATGTCATTAAGCGATCCGATCAGTAATTTATTGACCAACATTAGAAATGCCGTTCGCTCCAAAAAAGAAACGGTGGATATTCCGGCATCAAACCTTGGACAGAAAATCCTAAGCATTTTTAAGCAAGATGGTTACATCGAAGATTTTCGTTTGTTGAAAGATAACAAGCAAGGCGTCTTAAAAGTTTATTTGAAGTATGAAAAAGACCGTAAAGCGGCGATCATTGACCTAAAAAGAATATCGCGCCCGGGTTTGAGAGTTTACGCGAAGGGCACAGAAATTCCGCGTGTTTTAAACGGGCTTGGAACTGCCGTAGTTTCAACATCGAAAGGTATTATGACGGACAGAGAAGCGCGCAAACAAAAAATTGGCGGCGAAATCATCTGCACAATCTGGTAAAAAACTATGTCACGATTAGGAAAAATAGCGGTTAGTATTCCAAAGGGAGCCAAGATCTCGGTTAACAATGCCCAGGCGCTTGTTGAAGGGCCGAAGGGAAAGCTAACCTTGTCGATCCCATCCGGAATTTCTGTAGAACAAAAGGAAGACAAGCTTTTCGTTCATCGTAGCAACGACGAAAAGCAGATCAAGGCCCATCACGGAACCGTTCGTTCGCATTTGGCCAATATGGTCTTAGGCGTTACGCAAGGATACAAAAGAAATTTAGAAATTCAGGGCGTTGGTTTTCGCGCGCAAGCCCAAGGGCAAAAACTTTCATTGAACCTCGGCTTTAGCCATCCGGTTGATTATAACGTTCCGGCCGGTGTTATTGTTAAAACACCAAAACCAACTGAAATTGAAATTGAAGGAATTGATAAAGCGCTAGTCGGCGAAGTGGCGGCCAAAATTCGTGAGATCAAACCGCCGGAACCTTACAAGGGTAAGGGTATTCGTTATTCGGGCGAAGCTGTCCGCAGAAAACAAGGTAAGAAAGTTACAAAATAATTCTATGGTTAATCAGAGAGAAGTTAAAAGATTTTATCGCCACAAAAGAATTCGCCAAAAGGTCAGCGGAACATCCCAAAGGCCGAGAGTCTGTGTTCACCGAAGCCTCAACAACTTGCAGGCGCAGGCCATTGACGATATTGCCGGAAAGATCATTTTCGCTTTGTCAACGCTGGATAAAAATGTTCGCAGCAAAGCTAAAAGCGGAGGTAATGTTCAAGCGGCTGTTGTACTAGGCGAAGCATTTGCCGTAAAGGCTCTAGAAAAAGGAATTAAAAAAATCAGCTTTGACCGCGGCGGGTATATGTATCACGGACGTATTAAAGCGTTTGCTGACGCGGCAAGAAAAGGTGGGTTGGAGTTCTAATGGAAAACGTATCAAACGAAAATACTGAGAATAAAAAGCCGGAACCGGAACAACCAGTGGCTCCTGTGCAGGATGTTGCGGCCGCTGACCCTATGGCTTCGCGCCGGGAGAAGAAAAGAAAAACATTTCGTCCTCGCGAAACAGTTCCTTCAGAATTTATTGAAAAGGTTGTTGCCATTAACCGCGTGACCAAAGTAACCAAGGGCGGAAAAAAAATGTCCTTTAGTGCTTTAGTGGTCCTTGGTGATGGGAAAGGCCGTGTAGGCTACAACTTGGATAAAGCGGGTGAAGTTGCGACGGCGATCAAGAAATCTTTGATCGGTGCCAAAAAAAGTATGTTTAAGGTCCCTATGCGCGGTTCCACCATTGCTCATGAAATTATCGGCCGATGCGGTGCGGCAACCGTTTTATTAAAACCAGCCTCCGAAGGTACTGGAGTTATCGCGGCTGGCCCGGTTCGCGCTATTTGCGATGCCGCCGGCATAAGAAATATTTTAACGAAATGTCATAGATCTAACAATCCCATTAATGTTATTAAAGCAACGATCGATGGGTTAAGCCGTTTAAAAGCTTTTCCTGAAGCGCAGCCCTTAGCGGTTGAAGAACCGAAAGGAAAAGTATAATGCAAATCCATGAATTAAGATCTCCCGTTGGTTCACGCAAGCGCCGCAAGATCGTCGGACGCGGGCAAGGCTCCGGTCACGGAAAAACGTCTTGCAAAGGCCAAAAAGGGCAGCGTGTT
The nucleotide sequence above comes from Candidatus Omnitrophota bacterium. Encoded proteins:
- the rplB gene encoding 50S ribosomal protein L2 gives rise to the protein MGIKRFKPTTNSLRHTTIADFAEITKGYPEKALLAPLSKSGGRNNRGRVTLRFRGGGHKRMYRLVDFKRDRIDSPAKVIAIEYDPNRSSRIALIQYADGVKAYILAPLELRTGDEVISTRDMDAEIRPGNCLPISRIPLGTAIHNVELSPGKGGQIVRSAGTSAQIIGKEGDFAHIRLPSSEVRMIRVNCRATVGQLSNVEHESLSVGKAGRSRWLGHRGHVRGVVQNPHDHPHGGGEGKSPQGNPHPVTPWGKPTKGYKTRKKRKYSNFLIVKRRSK
- the rpsS gene encoding 30S ribosomal protein S19 yields the protein MSRSIRKGPYIAEHLLKKLEKMQRTGQKQPIKTWSRESTVLPDFVGYTVAIHDGRKHVPVFITENMVGHKFGEFAPTRTFRKHGGVKAKKAADKT
- the rplV gene encoding 50S ribosomal protein L22, whose amino-acid sequence is MIAQAKAKFIRLSPLKVKQVIDLVRGKDVVPSLVLLEHTPKRPAETIKKLLNSALSNAKQKGLSEDQLFISKIVADKGPMWKRSKAAAFGRGSPILKRTTHLVIELDVKVKS
- the rpsC gene encoding 30S ribosomal protein S3, which produces MGQKVSPLVLRIGYIKNWRSLWFADKKEFCKNVLEDDKIRRFIKKRFEQAAISTVIIERLASQVKIRICSARPGIIIGRRGADIDKLKLELAKVTPREVTIEIEEIKNPAIDAQLVAQNVAFQLEKRVAFRRAMKRSIEQAMTSGALGIKISCSGRLGGAEMSRRETYKVGKLPLQTFRADIDYGFAEAMTTYGILGIKAWVYKGDVMQESKKVPVAAKAVVTEEAVKEKGE
- the rplP gene encoding 50S ribosomal protein L16, translated to MAIMPRKVKYRKSQRGKIRGLAIRGSELTFGEFGLKTLENGIIRNNIIEAVRVVVARKSHGAGKLWIKIFPHKSVTKKPAETRMGKGKGDLSHWVAVVKRGMILFEMSGVPEDFARQIFRLVAFKLPVRTKFITRGAAH
- the rpmC gene encoding 50S ribosomal protein L29, which gives rise to MKTKELRDLNVDDLIQKEKTLKKDLFDLNFQRQVGSLEKSGRYKVIRRDIARIKTIIKEKELKKQSETK
- the rpsQ gene encoding 30S ribosomal protein S17 — encoded protein: MTERSNERKFLVGTVLSDKMNKTRVVQIRWTSKHAMYGKPMKRTVKFKAHDEKNASKTGDTVTIMETRPLSKEKRWVVTEIVNNKTN
- the rplN gene encoding 50S ribosomal protein L14, which codes for MIFLKSIVDVADNTGARKGSMIGTLNKKGKFTAKIGDVIRINIKEAAPEAAVKKGEVVKAVVVRTKFSVRRSDGTYVRFDNNAVVIIDDGGNPKGTRVFGPVARELRNLEYMKIISLAPEVV
- the rplX gene encoding 50S ribosomal protein L24; protein product: MLRIRRDDMVAVISGKDKGKRGKIIQILPAQSRAIVEGANLVKKARRKTRQDQQGGIVAIEAPIHMSNIMLVCKQCDKPVRFKTATLKDGSKIRECKKCGAAI
- the rplE gene encoding 50S ribosomal protein L5; protein product: MKPRLHEHYLKQIVPAMQEKFGIKNAMAVPRLDKIVVNMGVGEAIDDIKIMDKAVEELATITGQKPIVRIAKKAISNFKLKENAAVGCKVTLRKDKMYEYLDRLVNVALPRIRDFNGVSKTGFDREGNYTLGLKEQTIFPEIEADKIHHAQGMDITFVFNRGPKEHTFEVLRLLGMPFSN
- a CDS encoding type Z 30S ribosomal protein S14, which codes for MARKGLINKSRQKPKFPVRQHNRCLMCGRSRGFLRRFSVCRICFRELVWRGEIPGVRKASW
- the rpsH gene encoding 30S ribosomal protein S8 — translated: MSLSDPISNLLTNIRNAVRSKKETVDIPASNLGQKILSIFKQDGYIEDFRLLKDNKQGVLKVYLKYEKDRKAAIIDLKRISRPGLRVYAKGTEIPRVLNGLGTAVVSTSKGIMTDREARKQKIGGEIICTIW
- the rplF gene encoding 50S ribosomal protein L6 codes for the protein MSRLGKIAVSIPKGAKISVNNAQALVEGPKGKLTLSIPSGISVEQKEDKLFVHRSNDEKQIKAHHGTVRSHLANMVLGVTQGYKRNLEIQGVGFRAQAQGQKLSLNLGFSHPVDYNVPAGVIVKTPKPTEIEIEGIDKALVGEVAAKIREIKPPEPYKGKGIRYSGEAVRRKQGKKVTK
- the rplR gene encoding 50S ribosomal protein L18; protein product: MVNQREVKRFYRHKRIRQKVSGTSQRPRVCVHRSLNNLQAQAIDDIAGKIIFALSTLDKNVRSKAKSGGNVQAAVVLGEAFAVKALEKGIKKISFDRGGYMYHGRIKAFADAARKGGLEF
- the rpsE gene encoding 30S ribosomal protein S5: MASRREKKRKTFRPRETVPSEFIEKVVAINRVTKVTKGGKKMSFSALVVLGDGKGRVGYNLDKAGEVATAIKKSLIGAKKSMFKVPMRGSTIAHEIIGRCGAATVLLKPASEGTGVIAAGPVRAICDAAGIRNILTKCHRSNNPINVIKATIDGLSRLKAFPEAQPLAVEEPKGKV